The genomic DNA GCTCTATACCGGATGTAACCGGAGATAATTCAAGAGAGATGATAGTTGGAGGTAGAAATGGATCTATTCGTTGTTTTTCCGGAGGACCTGTAACTCTACCCGATCCGGGATATATCTCCGGTAATGTTGAGATAGCTGAAGGACCTGGGGTTGTAACCGAAGTTGTAATCTCAGCTAACGGTGAGAGTGTTAATCCAGATGAGAACGGAGATTACATTATTGCTGTACAACCTGGCACCTATACCGTAACTGCTTCATTACTTGGATACATATCACCATCTGTCAGTGGAGTTGTTGTACATGTTGGTGAAACTACTTCCGGAGTTGATTTCATCATGATGATGCTCCCTCTATTACCGCCCGTTGCTTTAGAGGTTGATGACTATACTGGTCTATTTACTTGGGAAGAACCTCAATCTCCGGATCAGTATTTTCCTGAGAGCTACAATGTCTATCTCGATAATGTTCTGATAGAGAATACTACTGATCTGGAATGGACGTATGAAGATTTGGTGTATAATACTACATATCTTGCTGGTGTTTCTGCTGTTTATTATACAGGAGAATCAGAAATTGTTACTATTGAGTTCACTTATACTGGTGTAGGGGTAGATGAAGAACCTCTTCCTATTGTCACTAAACTGCATGGTAATTATCCGAATCCCTTTAATCCAGATACAACAATACATTTCTCTCTCGAGACCTCTTCACATGTAATAATAGATATTTTCAATATCAAGGGTGAACGGGTAAAGCGGTTAGTAAACGAAGATTTAGAAAGAGGTAATCATCATAAGATCTGGGATGGTAAGAAAGAGTCCGGGAAGCAACTGGCTAGTGGGATATATTTCTATAGTTTCATTGCCGGAGAATACCGAGAAACAGGAAAAATGCTAATGCTCAAGTAGATGCTTTACATGATAAATTGACTTCTTACAAGAAGTGATAATACATATATAGAAAGGCGGGATCATTACCCGCCTTTCTTGTTTGTTGTATGATTACAGGATAATATTACATTGAGTAACTTATGTTTCTTTGTCATCTCGACTGGAGCGAAGCGAAATGGAGAGATCTTATTACTGACTATTTTTAAAAAAAGCAAGAAAAAATGAGATATCTCATTTTCTTGCAGATGACACAGAAATAAGATTAGCAAGTAAATTTGAGATATCTAGACTAAGTACTAACCGAGGGAGTTGCTTCTTCCTGGCTGCTCCCGAGCTCGAGGAAGTGCTCTGATAGAATATTAATAAGAGCGTCACTTAATTAGAAACTAATTTATAGTTATTTCAAGAGCAGCATCTTTCTAGTTTCTATGTGGGTGTCGGTAGTAAGTTTATAGAAATAGATCCCACTGCTGACCTCATGGTTGTTATGATCTCTACAGTTCCAGACAACAAAATTATTGCCGGCTGGTTGGTAACCATCAACTAAGGTCTTGATCAGCTGACCTTTAATATTGAATATTTCCAATGTGATCTTCATCTCAGCTGGAAGATAAAATTCTATGATGGTCTCCGGATTAAAAGGGTTAGGATAGTTTTGCAAAAGCATCTTTTCTGGGACGACAACTATATGACCTTCATCTACAGAGGTAGGAGTAAAATCTATATCAAGAGAAGTGTACATGATATTACCACCATAACCCGGGTCAATAATAGTATAAGCATCTTTATCTAAAAACATCAGATGTATTCTGTACCAGTTATCATACAGATGTTCCATGTGATCTGCTAAATACCAATAAGTAGGTATCATATTTGCTAATTCAGGAGTATTTTCGGAATCAAGAATTATTGGGTCCGACCAATTGACACCATAGTCATTTGATATCATTATATGGGTCTTTGGTATCATGTCAAAGGGCCAAAACATTTGTAATTCGCTACTTTGAAAGAGGGCTATAAGTCTATTTTCATCCTGAATTATACGGTGATAATTCTCGAAAAAGATATCGCCAGATTGATGCCACCAACAGGGCCAACTTTGGTTCAAGATTAGAAATCCATAATCATCATATTCTGGTGGAATATTCCAAGGTAGGTAAAATGTACCATCTTCATTGCGGGGATATAGATCTGTAACAATAAACTCTTCAGTGTTCCTCAAGAATTTTACATGTTTCTCTGTACTCATACTTGGGAACCAGGTCCAGTCTTCAGCAAATAAAGTATAGAATCCTACAAAATGAAAATTACCTTCCCTATCTATTACAGTATTATGACGATTACGATAAATTATATAACGCATGTCTTGAAACGGTTGATTTCCGTAGCCAGTAAAATAGCCATCGGGATTATCAACTTGTATTGATGAAGTTCCAGTGAAAAGTGTCCAATCCCCTTCACCGTAGCTATCATTTTCCAATAAAAAAAGAAAGTTATTGGTGTGATAGGGATCTACAGGACCGCATTGTTCAGTATGACCGAAGAGTGCAATTCTTCCTGAATTTTTCGAAACAATCGGTGCAAAAAATGGTCTGATATTTTCCTGCCGCCACTGGTCCATCTGCGGTATAGTAGTGTAAGTCCATTGATCAGGGTCATAGCTTTCCAAGTCTGATGGTTCTGAGAAGTCAGCGAAAGCGAGCAAGACATTCTCACAAGGATACCCGGAAGCGTTGAGTATATTATTATTAGCAGTTATATAGATCCTTCTCTGATCGGGATTGGGGGATGGACCTATAAAAACCAAAGGCCAGATAAACTCCTGAGCTTGTTCAGGACCAACATCATAAGGGTTAAGAATTACACCATAGGGTGTTTCCCAAAATCCCGGAATACCCAACATGTGATAAGCATCGAAAGTCAATGGACAGTAATAAAAATTCGGATTGTTCGGATTTGTTGCATGCCAAGATACAAAGGGATCACCGGTTTCCCAATCGATATCGATCCCCGGAAATCCTTCTGCTAAAGTAGCATTTCCGTCAATCAAGCCAGGTCCGCTTGTAATACTACCATCTTGAATGTAAACATAGTAAACTCGTCTGGTACCACCACCAGCCGGGGTAGCTTGAAAAGCGATATAAATTCCACCACCGGGATGCATGCCGGCTGGTGAAGGTTGAACTCGGATAGGGATAGAATGATAGTTTCCCGGAAAATAGTTATACCAAGAATGCATTATACTCATTGGTGCTATATTAAAAGAATAATTAGGATTGTTTTGCCTGTTTATCTCTCTACTAATTAAATAATTCTCATCAGTCTTTTCTGTCTGGATAGTAAGAGTTTCCGGGATTCGTCCGATTAAAGCACTAATAGCTAAAGTTATAGCACATAAGACTAATAGTAAGCTTCTCATAATTGTTCTCCCCTAGGGCGGTAGAAACCACACACTAAATCTGTACCAATTATAGATAATAAGTTTATTTGTCAAGATTTATATTCTATTTTCACATCCTTATGTTACTTAAACGGCAACTAAATATTGTCATCTCGACTGTTCAGTGAAGGTATAATACTTTCCTTGATAATCTCTTTACTTTGTCATCCTGAGTGTTCTGTCCTGTTCTTAATTGCTAAACTTCGGACAGAATGTATCGAAGGATAAACTGAAAAGACTCAGTATTAGATTTGCTTCTCCTTCGATACAACCCTTCACCAAATCTGATAGCAATATTGAAAGATGCTCTCAGCTTTGATGAAGGGTCACTCAGGGTGACACTTATAGGTATCATTAGCTATTGTTATTTCAACTGAACGATATAACTCTCACATAGTTGATCTCTCTGGAAACTAAAAGTTAATCTTACTCCTATTTCTAAAAAAACTTGTTTTCTGAGAGGGGGGGGGATTCTTTTAAAAGATCTTCATAACTAAACACCGTCATACCAACTAACGATAAAGCCATTCTGATACTATGTAAATAGATTATCGGGGAATGTGAAGTTGAATTAGTAATTATTTTTTATAGACGAAAACTACTCCGCTGTTCGGGTAAATCCATTCTTCTTCTCCCGTTTTGACCTCTAAAGTATCTTTCTGTTTATCAATAATCGGATATTTGCTCTGTCCTGATACAATACTGACTACTTCGATGTCTTCAAACTCTTTATCGGGATAGGAAAAA from Candidatus Cloacimonadota bacterium includes the following:
- a CDS encoding T9SS type A sorting domain-containing protein, producing MRSLLLVLCAITLAISALIGRIPETLTIQTEKTDENYLISREINRQNNPNYSFNIAPMSIMHSWYNYFPGNYHSIPIRVQPSPAGMHPGGGIYIAFQATPAGGGTRRVYYVYIQDGSITSGPGLIDGNATLAEGFPGIDIDWETGDPFVSWHATNPNNPNFYYCPLTFDAYHMLGIPGFWETPYGVILNPYDVGPEQAQEFIWPLVFIGPSPNPDQRRIYITANNNILNASGYPCENVLLAFADFSEPSDLESYDPDQWTYTTIPQMDQWRQENIRPFFAPIVSKNSGRIALFGHTEQCGPVDPYHTNNFLFLLENDSYGEGDWTLFTGTSSIQVDNPDGYFTGYGNQPFQDMRYIIYRNRHNTVIDREGNFHFVGFYTLFAEDWTWFPSMSTEKHVKFLRNTEEFIVTDLYPRNEDGTFYLPWNIPPEYDDYGFLILNQSWPCWWHQSGDIFFENYHRIIQDENRLIALFQSSELQMFWPFDMIPKTHIMISNDYGVNWSDPIILDSENTPELANMIPTYWYLADHMEHLYDNWYRIHLMFLDKDAYTIIDPGYGGNIMYTSLDIDFTPTSVDEGHIVVVPEKMLLQNYPNPFNPETIIEFYLPAEMKITLEIFNIKGQLIKTLVDGYQPAGNNFVVWNCRDHNNHEVSSGIYFYKLTTDTHIETRKMLLLK